A window of the Mesorhizobium sp. L-2-11 genome harbors these coding sequences:
- a CDS encoding flavin reductase family protein, giving the protein MTMTERVPLIETRVPLKSAMRHLAGAVSVVTAGIGDGRTGATVTTAHSLSVEPEVMVVSINLNSSTWTAIRRHRHFCVNVLRADQIAIADRFAGRGGLKGVERYEGARWLSLATGALALDGALAAVDCAVIVRHSHALILGSVRYVASGEPARH; this is encoded by the coding sequence ATGACTATGACCGAGCGCGTTCCCCTGATTGAAACCCGTGTCCCGCTCAAATCTGCCATGCGGCACCTGGCTGGAGCCGTGTCCGTGGTTACCGCAGGTATTGGCGACGGAAGGACGGGCGCGACCGTTACGACCGCCCACTCATTGTCTGTCGAGCCGGAGGTGATGGTCGTCAGTATCAACCTGAACTCATCAACCTGGACAGCAATCAGGCGGCATAGGCATTTCTGCGTGAACGTGCTGCGAGCCGACCAGATCGCGATTGCCGATCGCTTCGCCGGACGCGGCGGCCTGAAGGGGGTGGAGCGTTACGAGGGGGCCCGCTGGCTTAGCCTTGCGACCGGCGCGTTGGCACTCGACGGTGCGCTTGCCGCCGTCGACTGCGCGGTGATCGTCCGCCACAGCCACGCGCTGATCCTCGGCAGCGTCCGATATGTGGCGAGCGGAGAGCCGGCCCGGCATTGA
- a CDS encoding FAD/NAD(P)-binding protein: MSARESGRGPVVVIIGGGFSGAATAFHLARLLPAGAADIVVVEPREGLGYGLAYSTPDPSHRINVPASRMTLISGQDSHFADWLEQTGAIADDPEAIAANGALYPQRRVFGRYVESHLQPFLFGKTIRHVRSAVASAKLSGEGYHLILAEGGTLAADALVLATTHPPPTLPLPLQSVAGAAGLVANPYDLERLEAIGRCDHVLVVGTGLTSADVIATLDRNSHCGRITALSRHGYRSRGHAATHADPIGDFTGLPSRSATVLLRRIRSTIATAAQQGESWHPVLDAVRRQGQVIWRALPLAEQRRVVRHLRALWDVHRFRVAPQIMDVLDRQVAEGRLAYRAASIVGADQVDGRIRVRQRLRGQRRLLAEAYDSVIVTTGPAHADILRTNAAIAALARMGLVRLDPIGLGLETDSQGRAVGTSGRPTGSVFVSGPLARGSVGELMGIPEVTAHAERIAAEIHQWLGYQTALRRQAS, translated from the coding sequence TTGAGCGCCAGAGAATCGGGCAGGGGGCCGGTCGTAGTCATCATCGGCGGCGGCTTTTCCGGTGCGGCGACTGCGTTTCATCTTGCGCGGCTTCTGCCCGCCGGAGCTGCCGATATCGTGGTCGTCGAGCCCCGAGAGGGGCTCGGCTATGGTCTGGCCTATTCGACGCCCGATCCTTCACACCGCATCAATGTGCCGGCGTCGAGGATGACGCTGATCTCCGGCCAGGACAGCCACTTTGCCGACTGGCTGGAGCAGACCGGCGCCATTGCGGACGATCCCGAGGCCATTGCCGCCAATGGAGCGCTCTACCCGCAGCGTCGCGTTTTCGGGCGCTACGTGGAATCCCATCTTCAGCCCTTTCTGTTCGGCAAAACAATCCGCCATGTCAGATCCGCGGTCGCGTCAGCCAAGCTCAGTGGCGAGGGCTACCACCTGATCCTCGCTGAGGGAGGAACGCTCGCAGCGGACGCTCTGGTGCTTGCGACGACGCATCCGCCACCGACTTTGCCATTGCCCCTGCAGTCCGTGGCTGGCGCAGCCGGGCTGGTGGCCAATCCCTATGATCTCGAAAGGCTGGAAGCGATCGGACGCTGCGACCATGTGCTCGTCGTCGGCACTGGACTGACGTCGGCGGATGTCATCGCAACGCTCGACCGCAATAGCCATTGCGGTCGCATCACAGCACTGTCGCGCCATGGCTACCGGTCGCGAGGCCATGCGGCTACGCATGCCGATCCCATCGGCGACTTCACCGGCCTGCCTTCACGCAGCGCCACAGTGCTGCTCAGGCGTATCCGGTCGACCATCGCCACCGCTGCGCAGCAGGGCGAAAGCTGGCACCCGGTGCTCGACGCCGTCCGGCGACAGGGACAGGTCATCTGGCGGGCCTTGCCTCTCGCTGAGCAACGCCGCGTCGTGCGCCATCTTCGGGCGCTGTGGGATGTGCATCGCTTCCGCGTGGCGCCACAGATCATGGACGTGCTCGATCGCCAGGTTGCGGAGGGCAGGCTTGCCTATCGCGCCGCATCGATTGTCGGCGCCGATCAGGTCGACGGACGCATTCGCGTCAGGCAGCGACTGCGTGGCCAACGCCGCCTCCTTGCCGAGGCCTACGACAGCGTGATCGTGACGACCGGGCCGGCACACGCCGATATTTTGCGGACCAACGCGGCGATTGCGGCGCTGGCGCGGATGGGATTGGTGCGGCTCGACCCGATTGGCCTTGGCTTGGAGACTGACAGCCAAGGCCGTGCGGTCGGCACATCCGGGCGGCCGACTGGCAGCGTTTTCGTCAGCGGGCCACTGGCGCGCGGCAGCGTTGGCGAACTGATGGGAATCCCCGAAGTCACCGCGCATGCCGAGCGCATCGCCGCCGAAATCCACCAATGGCTTGGATACCAGACGGCGTTGCGTCGTCAGGCGTCGTGA
- the ssuD gene encoding FMNH2-dependent alkanesulfonate monooxygenase, with protein MSIATPDRIKVLWFLPTHGDSRYLGTSEGGRAVDLPYLTQVAKAADAIGYYGALLPTGRSCEDSWVVASALAPLTQRLRFLVAVRPGLQSPTLAARMTSTLDRISGGRLLINVVTGGDPVENKGDGIFLSHDERYEVTREFLDIYKAVLRGETVAFEGKHFRIEDGRLLFPPVQTPHPPLYFGGSSEAANAVAAEQIDKYLTWGEPPADVAAKVDHVRGLAEKAGRAVSFGIRLHVIVREANDEAWADADRLISRLDDRTIAEAQKVFARMDSVGQSRMSRLHGGRRDKLEISPNLWAGVGLVRGGAGTALVGDAATVAERIDEYRRIGIDTFILSGYPHLEEAYRFGELVLPLLPLDHEISTRATAVNMGPFGETVAGDHRPSALRASQS; from the coding sequence ATGAGCATTGCCACTCCCGACAGGATCAAGGTCCTGTGGTTTCTTCCCACCCATGGCGACAGCCGCTATCTCGGCACCTCCGAGGGGGGCAGGGCGGTCGACTTGCCCTACCTCACCCAAGTCGCCAAGGCCGCTGATGCCATCGGCTACTATGGCGCGCTGCTGCCGACCGGACGCAGTTGCGAGGACAGCTGGGTCGTGGCGTCGGCTCTGGCGCCGCTGACGCAGCGGCTCCGCTTTCTTGTCGCCGTCCGGCCGGGCCTGCAATCGCCGACGCTCGCCGCGCGCATGACCTCGACGCTCGACCGCATTTCCGGCGGACGACTGCTGATCAATGTGGTCACCGGCGGCGATCCGGTCGAGAACAAGGGCGACGGCATCTTCCTCAGCCATGACGAGCGCTATGAGGTGACGCGGGAATTCCTCGACATCTACAAGGCCGTGCTGCGCGGCGAAACCGTCGCTTTCGAAGGTAAGCATTTCCGCATCGAGGACGGCCGGCTGCTGTTTCCGCCCGTGCAGACGCCACATCCGCCGCTCTATTTCGGCGGCTCGTCAGAGGCGGCCAACGCGGTCGCCGCCGAACAGATCGACAAATATCTGACCTGGGGCGAACCGCCGGCCGACGTCGCCGCCAAGGTTGATCATGTGCGCGGCCTTGCCGAGAAGGCGGGACGAGCGGTGAGTTTTGGAATCCGATTGCATGTCATCGTCCGCGAAGCAAATGACGAGGCCTGGGCCGATGCCGACCGGCTGATCAGCCGCCTCGACGATAGGACGATCGCCGAGGCGCAGAAGGTTTTCGCGCGCATGGATTCCGTCGGCCAGTCGCGAATGAGCCGGCTGCATGGCGGCCGTCGCGACAAGCTGGAAATCAGTCCGAACCTGTGGGCCGGCGTCGGCCTGGTTCGCGGCGGCGCCGGCACCGCCCTGGTCGGCGATGCGGCCACGGTGGCGGAACGGATCGACGAATACCGGCGTATCGGCATCGATACCTTCATCCTCTCCGGTTATCCGCATCTGGAGGAAGCCTATCGTTTTGGCGAACTGGTGCTGCCGCTATTGCCGCTCGATCACGAAATCTCGACACGGGCAACGGCCGTGAACATGGGGCCTTTTGGCGAAACGGTGGCCGGCGACCATCGACCGTCGGCACTGCGCGCGAGTCAGTCTTGA
- a CDS encoding SfnB family sulfur acquisition oxidoreductase, which yields MTIQSKQPSDIRSAVSPVERPSAKAHVIKTDAEAFAVAEKLAAEFAKDASKRDRERLWPTEELDAFSQSGLWSINVPKAYRGPELSYVTLSKVITIISAADPSLGQIPQNHLGVVAAIRTVSDEAQKKLLFAEVLSGTRFGNAFSEFGSKRAADFETKFVDAGDHVVVNGQKFYSSGALLAHLVPIVALDDEGRAWYAIADRGAPGLTVIDDWSSFGQKTTLSGTVLLDNVKVPKTHLVPGYKGYDRPTADGAIFQIIQAAVDLGIAKAAIDETVDFVRTKSRAWIDSGVDHAWQDPYTIQAIGDLRLRANAAEAVLEKAGLAVDRAVADPDEKTVAEAQIAVAESKILTTEIAINATNKLFELAGTRSTLAEHNLDRHWRNARTHTLHDPVRWKYAILGNYYLNDVNPPLHAWS from the coding sequence ATGACCATCCAATCGAAGCAGCCGTCGGATATCCGCAGTGCCGTCTCGCCGGTCGAGCGCCCGTCGGCCAAGGCGCATGTCATCAAGACCGATGCCGAGGCATTCGCCGTCGCCGAAAAACTGGCCGCCGAATTCGCCAAGGATGCCTCCAAGCGGGACCGTGAACGCCTCTGGCCGACGGAAGAGCTCGATGCGTTTTCGCAGAGCGGCCTGTGGTCGATCAACGTGCCGAAAGCCTATCGCGGGCCGGAGCTCTCCTATGTGACGCTGTCGAAAGTGATCACCATCATCTCGGCGGCCGATCCGTCGCTGGGCCAGATTCCGCAGAACCATCTCGGCGTCGTCGCCGCCATCCGCACCGTCTCCGACGAAGCCCAGAAGAAGCTGCTCTTCGCCGAGGTGTTGTCCGGCACCCGCTTCGGCAACGCGTTCTCCGAATTCGGCTCCAAGCGGGCGGCCGACTTCGAAACCAAGTTCGTCGACGCCGGTGACCATGTCGTCGTCAACGGCCAGAAATTCTATTCGAGCGGCGCGCTACTCGCGCATCTGGTCCCGATCGTGGCGCTCGATGACGAGGGCCGCGCCTGGTATGCCATCGCCGATCGCGGCGCGCCCGGACTGACGGTCATCGACGACTGGTCGAGCTTCGGCCAGAAGACGACATTGTCCGGCACGGTCTTGCTCGACAATGTGAAGGTGCCGAAGACGCATCTGGTTCCCGGCTATAAGGGCTACGATCGGCCGACGGCCGACGGAGCCATCTTCCAGATCATCCAGGCCGCGGTCGATCTCGGCATCGCCAAGGCGGCGATCGATGAGACGGTCGATTTCGTGCGCACCAAGTCGCGCGCCTGGATAGACAGCGGCGTCGATCATGCCTGGCAGGATCCTTATACGATCCAGGCGATCGGCGACCTTCGTCTGCGCGCCAATGCGGCAGAGGCGGTTCTGGAAAAGGCCGGGCTTGCGGTCGATCGCGCCGTCGCCGACCCGGACGAGAAGACCGTCGCTGAAGCGCAGATCGCTGTGGCGGAATCCAAGATCCTCACCACCGAGATCGCCATCAATGCCACGAACAAGCTGTTCGAGCTCGCCGGCACACGCTCGACGCTGGCCGAGCACAATCTCGACCGGCATTGGCGCAACGCCCGCACCCACACGCTGCACGATCCGGTGCGCTGGAAATACGCGATCTTGGGCAACTACTACCTCAACGACGTCAATCCGCCGCTCCATGCCTGGAGCTGA
- a CDS encoding ABC transporter ATP-binding protein, producing the protein MSIPEYPILSVSGVEAVYNGAIAALHGVDLLVGKGEIVALLGSNGAGKTTLLRAVSNLLPAERGTITAGRITFDGEDVSRASPSNLVRSGLVQVLEGRHCFRSLTVEENLLTGALGRSSSHTGVKADLDRVYALFPRLAEKRRTRSGLTSGGEQQMTAIGRGLMSRPKLFVLDEPSMGLAPLIVDEIFGALKRLNRDEGLSILVAEQNSAVALKYADRATVLENGVSVLEGSAADLRQRADIKTYYLGGAPLPPQHFPKETAA; encoded by the coding sequence ATGTCCATCCCGGAATACCCGATACTGTCAGTTAGCGGCGTGGAAGCTGTCTACAACGGCGCCATCGCCGCCCTGCACGGCGTCGACTTGTTGGTTGGCAAGGGCGAGATCGTCGCGCTGCTCGGCTCCAACGGTGCCGGCAAGACGACACTGCTGCGCGCCGTATCCAATCTCCTCCCGGCCGAGCGCGGCACTATTACCGCCGGTCGGATCACCTTCGATGGCGAGGACGTTTCAAGGGCAAGCCCCTCGAACCTCGTCCGCAGCGGCCTTGTCCAGGTGCTCGAGGGCCGCCACTGCTTCCGCTCGCTGACGGTCGAGGAGAACCTTCTGACCGGCGCGCTCGGACGCTCGTCCTCTCACACCGGCGTCAAGGCCGACCTCGATCGTGTCTATGCGCTATTCCCCAGGCTCGCCGAGAAGCGGCGAACCCGGTCCGGCCTTACTTCCGGGGGCGAGCAGCAGATGACCGCGATCGGCCGCGGTCTGATGTCGCGGCCGAAACTCTTTGTTCTGGACGAGCCTTCGATGGGGCTGGCGCCGCTGATCGTCGACGAGATTTTTGGCGCTTTGAAGCGGCTCAATCGGGACGAAGGTCTTTCGATCCTTGTCGCCGAGCAGAATTCTGCGGTGGCGCTGAAATACGCCGACCGCGCCACCGTGCTCGAGAACGGCGTTAGCGTCCTCGAAGGATCGGCTGCCGACCTGCGCCAGCGCGCCGACATCAAAACCTACTACCTCGGCGGCGCGCCGCTTCCACCGCAACATTTTCCCAAGGAGACAGCAGCATGA
- a CDS encoding ABC transporter substrate-binding protein: MTFFSHLRTAAIATAFVLGATAVHADEQYFPLQSYRVGPYAAGGTGFFGGFIDYLNLINIRDGGVNGVKLTWSEGETQYEVEKGVEVYERLKSNPGIAAWNPLSVGIAYAMIDRITDDKVPLITINHGRTDTTDGRVFPYVFPLLLNPYSETSGIVNYLASKEDGLEKLKGKKIVVLYHGSPYGKETIPIYELLSQKYGFELSQIEVPHPGNEQQAQWLTIRREHPDYVVLRGWGVMNPVALKTAQKTGFPADHIVGNVWSNSEEDVIPAGDAAKGYTAIATQASGEQYPVVQEIVKTVYGAGKGNLEDKSRIGSVYHNLGIVNGILNVEAVRIAQAKFGNRTLTGDEVRWGFEHLKLDPARVEALGAKDLFHSINVSWDNHEGDGYVTFQQWDGKKWNVVSDWIAPDWKLLRPIIEKSSEAYAKEKGIKIRTAEDADAVVSN; the protein is encoded by the coding sequence ATGACCTTCTTCAGTCACCTACGAACGGCGGCGATCGCCACGGCCTTCGTCCTCGGCGCGACGGCGGTTCACGCCGACGAACAGTATTTTCCCCTGCAGAGCTACCGCGTCGGACCTTACGCCGCCGGCGGAACCGGCTTCTTCGGCGGCTTCATCGACTATCTCAACCTGATCAACATCCGCGACGGCGGCGTCAATGGCGTCAAGCTGACCTGGAGCGAAGGGGAGACGCAATATGAGGTCGAGAAGGGCGTCGAGGTGTATGAGCGGCTGAAGAGTAACCCGGGTATCGCCGCCTGGAACCCGCTATCGGTCGGCATCGCCTATGCCATGATCGATCGCATCACCGACGACAAGGTGCCGCTGATCACCATCAATCACGGCCGCACCGACACCACCGATGGGCGCGTGTTTCCCTACGTCTTCCCGCTGCTTCTCAATCCCTACAGCGAGACGTCCGGAATCGTGAACTACCTTGCTTCCAAGGAGGACGGTCTCGAGAAGCTCAAGGGCAAGAAAATCGTCGTGCTCTATCACGGCTCGCCCTACGGAAAGGAGACGATCCCGATCTATGAACTGCTTTCTCAGAAATACGGCTTCGAACTCTCGCAGATCGAGGTTCCGCATCCCGGCAACGAACAGCAGGCGCAGTGGCTGACGATCCGTCGCGAGCATCCCGACTATGTGGTGCTACGAGGCTGGGGCGTGATGAACCCGGTCGCCCTGAAGACCGCGCAGAAGACCGGATTCCCGGCCGATCACATCGTCGGCAATGTCTGGTCGAATTCGGAAGAGGATGTGATCCCCGCGGGCGATGCCGCTAAGGGCTATACGGCCATCGCCACCCAGGCGTCTGGCGAGCAGTATCCGGTGGTCCAGGAGATCGTCAAAACGGTCTACGGGGCCGGCAAGGGCAACCTCGAGGACAAGAGCCGCATCGGCTCGGTCTACCACAATCTGGGCATCGTCAACGGCATCCTCAATGTCGAGGCGGTCCGCATCGCGCAGGCCAAGTTCGGCAACCGCACGCTGACCGGCGACGAAGTGCGCTGGGGCTTCGAGCATCTCAAGCTCGATCCGGCGCGCGTCGAGGCGCTCGGCGCCAAGGATCTGTTCCACTCGATCAATGTCTCCTGGGACAATCACGAGGGTGACGGGTACGTGACCTTCCAGCAATGGGACGGCAAGAAGTGGAACGTGGTCTCCGACTGGATCGCTCCCGACTGGAAGCTGCTGCGCCCGATCATCGAGAAGTCGTCCGAGGCCTATGCCAAGGAAAAGGGCATCAAGATCCGCACGGCCGAAGACGCGGATGCAGTGGTCAGCAACTGA
- a CDS encoding branched-chain amino acid ABC transporter permease: MAVQALDAARVPIDWQKLALPTVLIVVAYGLIPAYASSYLVEAILLPFLALSLAAVGLNLLTGYCGQLSLGSSAFMAVGAFAAYNFNLRVEGLPLAATMILAGISAASIGVIFGLPSLRLRGFYLAVSTLAAQFFVQWALTKFGWFSNYNPSGVISAPHLAVAGLSLDGATGRYLLSLTTVTVLTALVWRLVNSATGRNFIAVRDNETAARVIGVPVLRTKLLAFAISSFIIGVAGVLWAFTYLRTVEPAGFNLDRSFQILFIIIVGGLASMRGAFLGAAFIVVFPLFLSRLGAFVFGGLFDSGVLDMSQRIVLGALIIIFLIAEPNGLSALLDRVKRRIGSRSS; encoded by the coding sequence ATGGCCGTGCAAGCGCTCGATGCCGCTAGAGTTCCCATCGACTGGCAGAAGCTAGCTCTGCCGACCGTGCTGATCGTCGTCGCCTACGGCCTGATCCCCGCCTACGCGTCGAGCTATCTGGTCGAGGCGATCCTGCTGCCGTTCTTGGCGCTCAGCCTGGCGGCGGTCGGCCTCAACCTCTTGACCGGCTATTGCGGCCAGCTTTCGCTGGGTTCCTCCGCCTTCATGGCTGTCGGGGCTTTCGCCGCCTACAATTTCAACCTGCGGGTCGAGGGGCTGCCGCTGGCGGCGACCATGATCCTGGCCGGGATTTCGGCCGCCAGCATCGGCGTCATCTTCGGGTTGCCCAGCCTGCGGCTCCGCGGCTTCTACCTCGCCGTTTCGACGCTCGCCGCCCAGTTTTTCGTGCAGTGGGCGCTGACCAAATTCGGCTGGTTCTCCAACTACAACCCGTCCGGCGTGATCTCGGCGCCGCACCTTGCCGTCGCCGGGCTGTCGCTCGATGGCGCAACTGGCCGCTACCTGCTTTCGCTGACAACGGTCACCGTTCTCACGGCCCTCGTCTGGAGGCTGGTCAACAGCGCCACCGGCCGCAACTTCATTGCCGTGCGCGATAATGAAACGGCGGCGCGCGTCATCGGCGTGCCGGTGCTGCGAACCAAGCTGCTGGCCTTCGCCATCTCGTCCTTCATTATCGGCGTCGCCGGTGTGCTGTGGGCCTTCACCTACCTGCGCACCGTAGAGCCGGCCGGCTTCAACCTCGACCGCTCTTTCCAGATCCTGTTCATCATCATCGTCGGCGGACTGGCTTCGATGCGCGGTGCGTTTCTGGGCGCGGCGTTCATCGTCGTCTTTCCGCTTTTTCTGTCCCGGCTCGGTGCCTTCGTGTTCGGCGGCCTGTTCGATTCGGGTGTGCTCGACATGAGCCAGCGCATCGTGCTTGGCGCCCTCATCATCATCTTCCTCATCGCGGAACCGAACGGCCTGTCGGCCCTCCTGGACCGCGTGAAACGACGGATCGGTTCCAGGTCCAGCTGA
- a CDS encoding branched-chain amino acid ABC transporter permease, which produces MGYYDFLFVIEVLVGGLLSGVMYSLVAIGFVLIYKTSGVLNFAQGSMVLFAALTFVSLVERGIPFALSLLITFAVMVALGFTIERTVLRPLVNRSPMTLFMATLGLSYIIEGAAQLMWGTQVHGLDLGIDDTPFEVGGILISSFDLLAAGIAAAMVAGLSAFFYWTRIGLAFRAVADDQFAALAVGLRLPRIWGTVWTAAGFVALVAGLLWGARLGVQFSLSLIVLKALPVLVLGGFDSILGAIVGGLIIGASEKLAEVYLGPFVGGGIESWFAYALALVVLLVRPSGLFGQKTVERV; this is translated from the coding sequence ATGGGCTACTATGATTTCCTCTTCGTCATCGAAGTGCTGGTCGGCGGCCTGCTCTCTGGCGTCATGTATTCGCTTGTCGCCATCGGTTTCGTGCTGATCTACAAGACGTCGGGCGTGCTGAACTTCGCGCAAGGGTCGATGGTGCTGTTCGCAGCGCTCACCTTTGTCAGCCTCGTCGAACGCGGCATCCCCTTCGCGCTTTCGCTGCTCATCACCTTCGCGGTCATGGTCGCGCTGGGCTTCACCATCGAGCGGACTGTGCTCAGGCCGCTGGTCAATCGCTCGCCGATGACGCTGTTCATGGCTACGCTTGGGCTGTCCTACATCATTGAGGGCGCTGCCCAGTTGATGTGGGGCACGCAGGTGCACGGGCTCGATCTCGGCATAGACGACACGCCCTTCGAGGTCGGCGGCATCCTGATCTCGTCGTTCGACCTTCTCGCCGCGGGCATTGCCGCGGCGATGGTGGCGGGCTTGAGCGCATTCTTCTACTGGACCCGGATCGGGCTGGCGTTTCGCGCCGTCGCCGACGACCAGTTCGCGGCGCTTGCCGTCGGTCTGCGGCTGCCCCGGATATGGGGAACGGTGTGGACGGCCGCGGGGTTCGTGGCGCTGGTCGCGGGGCTGCTGTGGGGCGCGCGTCTCGGTGTCCAGTTCTCTCTGTCGCTGATCGTTTTGAAGGCGCTGCCGGTGCTGGTGCTTGGCGGCTTCGATTCCATCCTCGGGGCCATTGTCGGCGGCCTCATCATCGGCGCCAGCGAGAAGCTCGCCGAGGTCTATCTCGGACCCTTCGTCGGCGGCGGCATCGAAAGCTGGTTCGCCTATGCGCTGGCGCTGGTCGTGCTGCTGGTGCGCCCCTCCGGCCTGTTTGGCCAGAAAACCGTTGAAAGGGTCTGA
- a CDS encoding ABC transporter ATP-binding protein encodes MFGASLGAAAYERAPEISGILAAANPVGDRRPACLSSRPDAVLALSGIGISFGGVTALRDVDLEVKSGEIRAVIGPNGAGKSSLINIISGLYHADHGTIAIDGQSFSRVPANRLARLGVARTFQNLALFGGLSVRDNIASGRVYARRASFVEHIASLPRARREDAGIAEKVDQTIAFLHLEAVADRLVATLPYGLQKRVELARALVAEPKILLLDEPMAGMTATEKAEMVGFVRAARDRHGVTIILIEHDIGVVMGLSDRVAVLDYGRKIADGRPAEVRADPAVIRAYIGTAEGENGEDI; translated from the coding sequence ATGTTTGGTGCTTCGCTGGGAGCCGCCGCATACGAGCGCGCGCCCGAAATTTCCGGCATCCTCGCGGCGGCTAACCCCGTTGGCGACAGGCGTCCGGCATGCCTCTCGTCACGGCCGGATGCGGTTCTCGCACTGAGTGGGATCGGCATTTCCTTCGGCGGCGTCACGGCGCTGCGTGATGTCGACCTCGAGGTTAAGAGCGGTGAGATCCGCGCGGTGATCGGCCCCAACGGCGCTGGCAAATCTTCGCTGATCAACATCATCAGCGGCCTCTATCACGCCGACCACGGCACGATCGCGATCGACGGCCAGTCCTTCTCCCGGGTGCCAGCGAACCGTCTGGCGCGACTGGGCGTTGCACGAACCTTCCAGAACCTGGCGCTGTTCGGCGGTCTCTCCGTGCGCGACAACATCGCGTCCGGCCGCGTCTACGCCAGGCGCGCCAGCTTCGTCGAACACATTGCCAGTCTGCCACGCGCCCGGCGTGAAGATGCGGGAATCGCCGAAAAGGTCGATCAGACAATCGCCTTCCTGCATCTCGAGGCCGTCGCCGACCGCCTGGTCGCCACCTTGCCCTACGGCCTGCAGAAGCGTGTCGAACTGGCCCGCGCGCTGGTGGCCGAGCCGAAGATCCTGCTGCTCGACGAGCCGATGGCCGGCATGACGGCGACCGAGAAAGCCGAGATGGTCGGGTTTGTGCGCGCCGCGCGCGACCGACACGGCGTCACCATCATCCTGATCGAGCACGATATCGGCGTGGTCATGGGGCTCTCCGACCGGGTCGCGGTGCTCGACTACGGCCGCAAGATCGCCGACGGGAGGCCGGCCGAGGTCAGGGCCGATCCGGCAGTGATCCGGGCCTATATCGGCACCGCCGAGGGCGAGAATGGCGAGGACATCTGA
- the sfnG gene encoding dimethylsulfone monooxygenase SfnG, whose amino-acid sequence MTSHSDSLKFAYWVPNVSGGLVISNIEQRTGWDIDYNRKLAQIAEANGFDYALSQIRFTAGYGADNQHESVSFSHALLAATTTLKVIAAILPGPWNPALAAKQIATINHLTNGRVAVNVVSGWFRGEFAAIGELWLDHDERYRRSEEFIRALRGIWTEDSLTLKGDFYRFTNYSMKPKPIEPLPEIFQGGSSRAARDMASRVSDWYFTNGNTPEEIRKQVDDISAKAKANGHKVKIGVNAFAIARETEAEARAVLDEIIAKANPEAVQGFADQVKNAGKASPEGEGNWAKSSFEDLVQYNDGFRSNLIGTPEQIAERILELKDAGADLILLGFLHFQEEVEFFGKRVIPLVRKLEAARDRELVAAE is encoded by the coding sequence ATGACCTCGCATTCCGACAGCCTCAAATTCGCCTACTGGGTTCCGAATGTCTCGGGCGGACTGGTCATCTCCAACATCGAGCAGCGGACCGGCTGGGATATCGACTACAACCGCAAGCTCGCCCAAATCGCCGAGGCCAACGGCTTCGACTATGCGCTGAGCCAGATACGCTTTACGGCCGGCTACGGCGCCGACAACCAGCACGAATCGGTGTCGTTCAGCCATGCCTTGCTTGCCGCGACCACAACGCTGAAGGTCATCGCGGCGATCCTGCCCGGCCCGTGGAATCCTGCGTTGGCCGCCAAGCAGATCGCCACCATCAACCACCTGACCAACGGCCGCGTCGCCGTCAATGTAGTCAGCGGCTGGTTCCGTGGCGAGTTCGCGGCCATAGGCGAGCTCTGGCTCGACCATGACGAGCGCTATCGCCGGTCGGAAGAGTTTATCCGGGCGCTGCGTGGTATCTGGACCGAGGACAGTCTCACGCTGAAGGGCGATTTCTACCGCTTCACCAATTATTCAATGAAGCCGAAGCCGATCGAGCCATTGCCTGAGATTTTCCAGGGCGGCTCGTCGCGCGCCGCGCGCGACATGGCTTCGCGTGTGTCCGACTGGTATTTCACCAACGGCAACACGCCGGAGGAGATCCGGAAGCAGGTCGACGACATCTCCGCCAAGGCGAAAGCCAATGGCCACAAGGTCAAGATCGGCGTCAATGCCTTCGCCATCGCTCGCGAGACCGAGGCAGAGGCGCGCGCAGTGCTCGACGAGATCATCGCCAAGGCCAATCCCGAGGCAGTCCAGGGTTTTGCCGATCAGGTCAAGAATGCCGGCAAGGCCTCGCCGGAAGGCGAAGGCAACTGGGCGAAATCCTCCTTCGAGGATCTAGTGCAATACAATGACGGCTTCCGCAGCAACCTCATCGGCACGCCGGAACAGATCGCTGAACGCATCCTCGAGCTCAAGGACGCCGGCGCCGACCTGATCCTGCTCGGCTTCCTGCATTTCCAGGAAGAGGTCGAGTTTTTCGGCAAGCGCGTCATCCCACTGGTGCGCAAACTGGAAGCGGCTCGCGACAGAGAGCTTGTCGCCGCGGAATAG